The genomic DNA AAGGGAGTTGTGAAGGGGACATATTATGCCGTAAAAGGCACATATGAACTCACTGCCGGCGCCACAAAGCTTGTCTATTCCATAGGTAAATATACCTTCAACGTAGTCCGCGCACCGCTTGACTGGCCTCTGATAAATGATGAGATAGAAACCATTGACGGGCTTCCCGTAAAGGAAGCCATCAGGCTGGGAAGAGTTAAGAATTCTCCTTATACAGTCAAAGGCAAAAAGTACTTTCCCATGTCTGTTGAAAAGGCAAAGACCTATAACGAGGTCGGCATAGCATCATGGTATGGATATGAGACACGCAATAAGAAGTTCGGTTATATGACTGCAAACGGAGAGAAGTTCGTTCCTGAAGAACTTACCGCAGCTCATAAACTTCTTCCTCTGCCCATCAACGTTAAGGTGACGAACCTTGAGAACAAGAGGTCTATAATTGTGAGGGTCAATGACAGAGGGCCGTTTCCGAGCGACCATAATGCTGACTCAGGGAAAAGGATAATAGACCTCAGCATGGGTGCGGCAAAGATGCTTGGTTTTTATGAAAAGGGAACGGCAAAGGTTAAGGTTGAAGTGGTAGGACTTTGAGGTATTAACTAACTATTTACTGCTTCTGATCCTATCCTGCCACTTCCTCGCGTTATCAAGTATAGCGTCTTCATCACCAGTCATCAGCCTTCTCTTATCAAGCAGGATCTTTCCGTTGACCATGACGGTTTCAATATCGGATGGCTGCATTGCATAAGTGATATGCGAGTAAATATCATAAAGAGGCATCAGATGAGGTTTTGCAAGATCAGCTATGACAAGGTCAGCTTTTTTGCCGGGTTTTAGAGAGCCTGTCTTATCACCAAGCCCGATGATCTCAGCTCCGGTTTTGGTTGCCATAAGAAGCGCGGCCTTGCTGTTAACAACA from Thermodesulfovibrionia bacterium includes the following:
- a CDS encoding septal ring lytic transglycosylase RlpA family protein, with protein sequence MRSYLNKKLVVIFSISLVLTSFISSCAVIKAPYTITKGVVKGTYYAVKGTYELTAGATKLVYSIGKYTFNVVRAPLDWPLINDEIETIDGLPVKEAIRLGRVKNSPYTVKGKKYFPMSVEKAKTYNEVGIASWYGYETRNKKFGYMTANGEKFVPEELTAAHKLLPLPINVKVTNLENKRSIIVRVNDRGPFPSDHNADSGKRIIDLSMGAAKMLGFYEKGTAKVKVEVVGL